The following proteins are co-located in the Komagataeibacter sp. FNDCF1 genome:
- a CDS encoding ornithine cyclodeaminase family protein: protein MDAARKRSSPRFIDAETMSRVSDFVSLTDALYEAHRERMEFDPELLLSRPIEGGFNAFNLLPAWQDGKVLGAKLVTFFPDNPTHGIPSAQGIVVVFDGQTGTPTAIVDGTELTVWKTAGDSALGSRLLSRPDSQALLMVGAGGLAYYAVTAHLSVRPSLRHVFLWNRRASRARDLERMLVDSPFGTGRTFEVVENIDEAVPRADIICCATMAETPLVHGRLLSPGTHVDLIGGWTPRMREVDSEAVVRATLFANERRNALRCGDLTIPIDEGLITADSIKADLFDLCSGAQGRESADEITLYKNSGGGHLDLFTANYVLDRVASETAGASPKTG, encoded by the coding sequence ATGGACGCCGCACGGAAGCGCTCCAGCCCACGCTTCATTGATGCCGAAACGATGAGCCGTGTGTCGGATTTTGTCAGCCTGACCGATGCGCTGTACGAAGCGCATCGCGAACGGATGGAATTCGACCCCGAACTGCTGCTGTCCCGCCCGATAGAGGGTGGCTTCAACGCCTTCAATCTCCTGCCCGCCTGGCAGGATGGCAAGGTGCTTGGCGCCAAACTGGTGACGTTCTTTCCGGACAATCCCACCCATGGCATTCCCTCCGCGCAGGGTATTGTCGTGGTATTTGATGGCCAGACCGGCACGCCGACCGCCATTGTCGATGGAACGGAACTGACGGTGTGGAAAACCGCGGGCGACTCTGCCCTGGGTTCGCGCCTGCTGTCGCGACCCGACAGCCAGGCCCTTCTCATGGTCGGAGCGGGCGGCCTGGCGTATTACGCCGTGACCGCGCATCTTTCCGTCCGGCCATCCCTGCGGCATGTCTTCCTGTGGAACCGGCGGGCCAGTCGTGCACGGGACCTGGAGCGGATGCTGGTCGACAGCCCGTTCGGGACAGGCAGGACATTCGAGGTCGTTGAGAATATCGATGAGGCCGTGCCGCGTGCCGACATCATCTGCTGTGCCACGATGGCGGAAACACCGCTGGTGCATGGCAGGCTGCTCAGTCCCGGTACGCATGTCGACCTGATCGGTGGCTGGACACCGCGCATGCGCGAAGTGGACAGCGAAGCCGTGGTCCGCGCCACACTGTTCGCCAATGAACGGCGCAATGCACTGCGTTGCGGTGACCTGACCATACCGATCGATGAAGGTCTGATTACCGCGGACAGCATCAAGGCGGATCTGTTCGACCTGTGCAGTGGTGCGCAGGGCAGGGAGTCCGCTGACGAGATTACGCTGTACAAGAATTCCGGCGGCGGTCATCTGGATCTGTTTACCGCCAATTATGTTCTTGATCGTGTCGCATCGGAAACGGCAGGTGCCAGCCCGAAAACCGGTTAG
- a CDS encoding FAD-dependent oxidoreductase, translating into MTDHQALLKPFRLKHLVLRNRIFSTAHAPGYAEDGMPKERYQLYHQEKARGGLALTMFGGSSSIATDSPLSFAQIDVSSDRVLPYLREFADRIHGEGAAVFCQITHLGRRGRWDTRGWLPLIGPSANREQQHHCYAKEMEDFDFRRVIKQFADAAMRLKDGGLDGCELLLAAHQLIDSFLSPAVNQRTDRYGGSLENRMRFGMEVLEAIRNRVGDDFIVGIRFVGDELIRGGLNEAECLKIAVAFANSGLIDYLNVYQGTGDSFRSLQTMLPDMSYDSGAFLYLPSAIKTEVDIPVFHASAIRDLATAARAVGEGHLDMVAMTRGHIADPHLVNKMLNGREDEIRQCIGANYCVDRVDAGGAICIQNISTGREKLLPHDVGRTEQPRRVVVVGGGPGGLEAARVAAARGHDVVLFEREPQPGGQVQLARALSWRENMGGITRWLNMEVQRLGVDIRLGTEADREAVMAEQPDAVVIATGGRVPPPMFQGAEHAIPSWDILSGKVRPAPNVLLFDLTGLHQGATVAQFMAERGSLVEMVTPDQMIGEEIGGLARVHFMKRLREQDVVMTPGYHLTNVYREGNGLVAVLREEYSDREEEREVAQVVYEQGTLPEDTLYQALRPFSHNMGEVDYDAFVSMQPQMLMNNPQGNFHLWRIGDAVLSRNIHAAILDGSRFMRAL; encoded by the coding sequence ATGACCGATCATCAGGCTTTGCTCAAACCGTTCCGTCTCAAGCATCTTGTATTGCGCAACCGTATTTTCAGTACCGCGCACGCCCCCGGCTACGCGGAAGATGGCATGCCCAAGGAGCGCTACCAGCTCTATCATCAGGAAAAGGCACGTGGCGGTCTTGCGCTGACCATGTTCGGCGGGTCTTCCTCAATCGCGACGGACTCTCCGCTGTCCTTTGCCCAGATCGATGTCAGCAGTGATCGTGTCCTGCCCTATCTGCGCGAATTCGCTGACCGGATTCACGGCGAGGGTGCCGCGGTCTTCTGCCAGATCACCCATCTTGGCCGCCGGGGCCGGTGGGATACCCGGGGCTGGCTGCCGCTGATCGGCCCCAGCGCCAACCGGGAGCAGCAGCACCATTGTTATGCAAAAGAAATGGAAGATTTTGATTTCCGTCGTGTCATAAAGCAGTTTGCCGATGCCGCGATGCGGCTCAAGGATGGCGGGCTGGACGGGTGTGAACTTCTGCTTGCCGCGCATCAGCTCATCGACAGCTTTCTCTCCCCTGCGGTCAATCAGCGGACGGACAGGTACGGGGGCAGTCTGGAAAACCGCATGCGTTTTGGCATGGAGGTGCTCGAGGCCATTCGCAACCGGGTCGGGGACGACTTCATCGTGGGCATCCGCTTCGTGGGGGATGAACTGATCAGGGGCGGGCTGAACGAAGCGGAATGCCTGAAGATTGCTGTGGCCTTCGCCAATTCCGGCCTGATTGATTACCTGAACGTCTATCAGGGCACCGGTGATTCATTCCGTTCGCTGCAGACCATGCTGCCGGACATGTCCTATGATTCAGGTGCTTTCCTTTATCTGCCCAGTGCGATCAAGACGGAAGTCGACATCCCGGTCTTTCATGCCTCCGCCATCCGGGATCTTGCAACGGCCGCGCGCGCGGTCGGCGAAGGACATCTTGATATGGTTGCCATGACACGGGGGCACATCGCTGATCCGCACCTGGTCAACAAGATGCTCAATGGCCGTGAAGACGAGATCCGGCAGTGTATCGGTGCGAATTACTGCGTTGACCGGGTGGATGCTGGCGGGGCGATCTGTATCCAGAACATTTCAACCGGCCGTGAAAAACTGCTGCCCCATGACGTCGGGCGCACGGAACAGCCCCGTCGCGTGGTGGTGGTGGGTGGTGGGCCCGGTGGGCTGGAAGCCGCACGGGTCGCGGCGGCGCGGGGGCATGATGTCGTGCTGTTCGAGCGCGAGCCCCAGCCGGGTGGCCAGGTGCAGCTGGCACGCGCCCTGTCCTGGCGTGAGAACATGGGGGGCATCACCCGCTGGCTGAACATGGAGGTGCAGCGGCTGGGGGTTGATATCCGGCTGGGTACCGAAGCAGACAGGGAAGCCGTCATGGCGGAACAGCCGGATGCCGTTGTGATCGCGACCGGTGGCAGGGTGCCGCCCCCCATGTTCCAGGGTGCCGAACATGCCATCCCTTCGTGGGACATCCTTTCGGGAAAGGTCCGGCCCGCACCCAATGTACTGCTCTTTGACCTGACGGGCCTGCACCAGGGGGCCACGGTGGCCCAGTTCATGGCGGAACGGGGTTCCCTGGTGGAAATGGTTACACCAGACCAGATGATCGGTGAGGAAATCGGTGGCCTTGCGCGCGTCCATTTCATGAAACGCCTGCGTGAACAGGATGTGGTCATGACCCCCGGCTATCATCTGACCAACGTCTATCGCGAAGGAAATGGTCTGGTTGCCGTATTGCGCGAGGAATACAGTGACCGGGAGGAAGAGCGCGAAGTCGCGCAGGTCGTCTATGAACAGGGGACGCTGCCCGAGGATACGCTCTATCAGGCGCTCAGGCCGTTTTCACATAATATGGGAGAAGTCGATTACGATGCCTTTGTCAGTATGCAGCCGCAGATGCTCATGAACAATCCGCAGGGCAATTTCCATTTATGGCGCATTGGCGACGCCGTGCTGAGCCGGAACATACATGCCGCCATTCTGGATGGATCACGCTTCATGAGGGCACTGTGA
- a CDS encoding electron transfer flavoprotein subunit alpha/FixB family protein produces the protein MKRINRQASRQAAVAGRPVRIDPHAHDASAPPAEEGAAAPRVRIDPRQSRRRPVRTQPQAATLPVPMEVARIPDPASCVLVVTCGTDPWPGAERELLGAAHALPGDGVALLRLATVPGAVDAGRTGADRVMLHEGTAVQTAQDACAVVMDAMAFCNARYVLFADALHEGDVLRRVASATDVRPATGVRRIDGTEVHALTDGGRREFRRVAPRLLALLPGVAPFYDGPEREAAPWHFTRHVLSDAMVVNAGPVAQDTRNLPLAEARFIVSAGEGVHDWSAFFRVADTLGATVGASRMVCDAGLLPRDRQVGASGTILQADCYVAFGISGAPQHLQGIQHCRLVVAVNTDPYAAIVRRADLAIIADAQAVMPVLAALGEDTRHDG, from the coding sequence ATGAAGCGCATCAACCGGCAGGCATCCCGACAGGCCGCCGTGGCGGGCAGGCCGGTCCGGATCGACCCCCACGCCCATGATGCATCCGCCCCCCCTGCGGAAGAGGGGGCGGCGGCCCCGCGCGTACGGATCGACCCCCGGCAGTCACGGCGTCGGCCCGTGCGGACGCAGCCGCAGGCCGCAACCCTGCCAGTCCCCATGGAAGTGGCCAGAATTCCCGATCCCGCCAGTTGCGTGCTGGTCGTGACCTGTGGCACGGATCCATGGCCCGGTGCCGAACGGGAACTGCTGGGCGCCGCCCATGCCCTGCCGGGTGATGGCGTGGCCCTGCTGCGCCTCGCCACAGTGCCCGGTGCCGTGGATGCAGGCCGGACGGGAGCCGACCGGGTCATGCTGCATGAAGGTACGGCCGTGCAGACGGCGCAGGATGCCTGCGCCGTGGTGATGGATGCCATGGCATTCTGCAACGCCCGATATGTTCTCTTTGCCGATGCACTGCATGAAGGAGATGTATTGCGGCGCGTGGCCAGTGCCACGGATGTGCGCCCCGCCACGGGTGTGCGCCGTATTGATGGAACCGAGGTTCATGCGCTGACCGACGGCGGTCGCCGCGAATTCCGGCGCGTGGCCCCGCGCCTGCTTGCCCTTCTTCCCGGTGTGGCACCGTTTTATGATGGACCGGAAAGGGAAGCGGCACCCTGGCATTTTACCCGGCATGTCCTGTCCGACGCCATGGTCGTGAATGCGGGACCGGTTGCGCAGGATACCCGCAACCTGCCGCTGGCGGAAGCGCGGTTTATCGTCAGTGCCGGAGAGGGGGTGCATGACTGGAGTGCCTTTTTCCGGGTTGCGGACACACTGGGTGCCACCGTGGGGGCAAGCCGCATGGTATGTGATGCGGGGCTGCTGCCACGTGACCGGCAGGTTGGCGCATCGGGCACAATCCTGCAGGCTGATTGCTATGTGGCATTTGGCATATCGGGCGCGCCGCAGCATCTGCAGGGTATCCAGCACTGCCGTCTGGTTGTAGCGGTCAATACCGATCCCTATGCGGCCATCGTACGGCGGGCCGATCTTGCCATTATTGCCGATGCGCAGGCCGTCATGCCGGTTCTTGCCGCGCTGGGGGAGGACACGCGGCATGACGGTTGA
- a CDS encoding DUF3483 domain-containing protein, with protein sequence MRPPSEFALVVIMAGFLGAGIQALRVERRWRAGQAAAVDWWAGLRALPRRYMRDVHNVVLRQPRAARMHASLAGGFVICLALAVLSALFASRLAGIAAIPFLALLLSGIILQIRRRVPLRPRNLSGGAFAWLSVGFVLSFLFFSGVLFLSPVQDFSVAQRYAYDLAMLMGACGCGWLVAGMRRGPMRHVVAGTVHLVAHPRPARFGGRPDTALQLLDLDGERLGVSSAADFRWNQLAGFDACIQCGRCELACPAFAAGMPLNPKRLIFDLSAGMDAAGTALHYAGSPAPGLVGNAVAAGPAQAYLEGGNATLAPDTLWACTTCRACVYECPMMIEHVDAVIDLRRAETLVWGQTPGKGAQILDNLRMTDTAGGHDCATRLDWAAGLGLPQLEPGQETDCLWWLGEAAFDRRNQRTLRQFAALLRMAGVSFAVMPPGMEQDCGDLARRLGEEALFQEQARGNIARLNRLSFRRIVTLDPHAFHVLKREYPALGGVYAVLHHTELLHALLAAGQLVVSAPFQERVTYHDPCYLGRYNAVLDAPRAVLRAACTDLVEMERSGMRSSCCGGGGGAPVTDIQGERRIPDMRMDHIRKTGARHVAVACPFCAQMLEGVTGTRPEVADVVEILATAVGIRT encoded by the coding sequence ATGCGACCGCCATCCGAATTCGCGCTTGTGGTGATAATGGCCGGCTTTCTTGGCGCGGGAATACAGGCCCTGCGTGTGGAAAGAAGATGGCGCGCCGGACAGGCTGCCGCCGTTGACTGGTGGGCGGGGCTCAGGGCGCTGCCACGGCGCTACATGCGCGATGTACACAACGTGGTGCTGCGCCAGCCACGCGCCGCACGGATGCATGCCAGCCTGGCGGGTGGTTTTGTCATCTGTCTGGCGCTGGCGGTCCTGTCGGCCCTGTTTGCCTCGCGGCTGGCCGGTATTGCCGCCATTCCCTTTCTTGCCCTGCTTCTGAGCGGCATCATCCTGCAGATCCGCCGCCGTGTGCCGCTGCGGCCGCGCAATCTTTCGGGTGGGGCATTTGCATGGCTTTCCGTGGGGTTTGTCCTTTCATTCCTGTTTTTTTCCGGGGTGCTGTTCCTGTCCCCCGTGCAGGACTTTTCCGTTGCGCAAAGGTATGCCTACGACCTTGCCATGCTGATGGGGGCGTGCGGGTGTGGCTGGCTGGTGGCCGGGATGCGGCGGGGCCCCATGCGGCATGTCGTGGCCGGGACCGTGCATCTGGTTGCCCATCCACGTCCCGCGCGGTTTGGGGGGCGGCCGGATACGGCACTGCAGCTGCTTGACCTGGATGGGGAAAGGCTGGGTGTTTCATCCGCCGCTGATTTCAGATGGAACCAGCTTGCCGGTTTTGACGCCTGCATCCAGTGCGGACGATGCGAACTGGCCTGCCCGGCCTTTGCCGCCGGCATGCCGCTGAACCCCAAGCGGCTGATTTTCGATCTGTCCGCCGGAATGGATGCGGCGGGCACGGCGCTGCATTATGCCGGAAGCCCCGCTCCCGGCCTTGTGGGGAACGCTGTCGCGGCCGGTCCGGCGCAGGCGTATCTTGAAGGCGGAAACGCAACCTTGGCGCCCGATACGCTATGGGCATGCACGACATGCCGGGCCTGTGTGTACGAATGCCCGATGATGATCGAGCACGTGGATGCCGTCATCGACCTGCGCCGCGCCGAGACGCTGGTATGGGGACAGACACCGGGTAAGGGCGCACAGATTCTCGACAACCTGCGGATGACCGATACGGCTGGCGGCCATGACTGCGCCACGCGGCTTGACTGGGCAGCCGGTCTTGGCCTGCCGCAACTGGAACCCGGGCAGGAAACCGACTGCCTGTGGTGGCTGGGGGAGGCAGCTTTCGACCGTCGCAACCAGCGCACCCTGCGCCAGTTCGCCGCCCTGCTGCGTATGGCGGGCGTGTCATTCGCGGTCATGCCGCCCGGCATGGAACAGGATTGCGGGGATCTTGCCCGCAGGCTGGGCGAGGAAGCCCTTTTTCAGGAACAGGCCAGAGGCAATATTGCGCGGCTCAACCGCCTGTCCTTCCGCCGGATCGTGACACTGGACCCGCATGCCTTTCATGTCCTGAAACGGGAATATCCGGCCCTGGGGGGCGTGTACGCGGTCCTGCACCATACCGAACTGCTGCACGCCCTGCTTGCGGCGGGGCAGCTTGTGGTCAGCGCTCCTTTTCAGGAACGGGTCACCTATCATGATCCCTGTTACCTGGGGCGCTACAACGCGGTCCTTGATGCACCCCGTGCTGTCCTGCGGGCGGCCTGCACGGACCTGGTGGAAATGGAACGCTCCGGCATGCGATCAAGCTGCTGCGGCGGTGGCGGTGGCGCACCCGTGACGGATATCCAGGGTGAACGCCGTATTCCCGATATGCGGATGGACCATATACGTAAGACGGGCGCCCGGCATGTCGCGGTGGCGTGCCCCTTCTGTGCGCAGATGCTCGAAGGTGTGACGGGCACCCGGCCGGAGGTGGCGGACGTGGTGGAGATCCTTGCCACGGCCGTGGGAATCCGGACATGA
- a CDS encoding TonB-dependent receptor — protein sequence MHSALSINNGIAWKSFRKALFLACVGLPSPVLAQTVTPHPSRQPAGAHHPRTGTAASPHAQATVRASNTAESISVHSAHRSHGQISIVSADAIRAQIPGASPLKALNRLPGVMFNSTDAMGLDIWSLQLYMRGFDQTQIGMSLDGMPLGEMVYRNYNGLSIGQAISSQNIAQVVASPGAGSEATPSTNNLGGSITYVSRDPKEKAGAEVDQGFGSNSSFMTFVRVDSGRLNASGTRFFVSYARDDTKKWKGYGHQFSQQVNAKLVQPVGDNSRISLFYDYGHLQQDAYLDYSFDMLDHLGENMDYLVGGANAYKTAYLAAQGVYTVGQGKVSDAKDATYYSGISDIADYLGGLTVDLAMSRHIRWKSVIYGHGQDSDVTWGGDPYLPSPNTGAPLSQLVKRPSLQRYGINSFLQGTIGRHVATLGVWYENNHYISNEYAYNMPLLGDGVPSRYGPWGTPFAELWSQTYNTNTFTAYLQDDFRVLKNLTIHAGFKSLLSTTRVGNGVAVESFTGGAIASGVGLTTAEPFLPHVNISWRFLPRHELYFDFAKNAKSYAQSGYHLSASPFAVSQAAYNASVGSIRPETDLSYSVGYRYTSQLITASLSAYRVNFMNRLQQVSSGTITNPVTSVLNVGGVTMNGVDALASVSPIKGLMITNSLSYNHSTYDNNVSELGVSYATAGKQVVGYPRLLYKGSLSYRWGPFQANIDTTYTSARNFSYTGDMKVPSYWLTSLGAHYYLGDRIGLKNITFGFNVYNLTGVRYISTMGENGYPMSGDYQSFLIGTPRQYFGSIHLEY from the coding sequence TTGCATAGCGCCCTATCCATAAATAACGGCATTGCGTGGAAGAGCTTCCGCAAGGCGCTTTTTCTCGCCTGTGTTGGCCTCCCTTCGCCCGTGCTGGCCCAGACGGTAACACCGCACCCGTCCCGCCAGCCTGCAGGCGCCCATCATCCCCGTACGGGAACGGCCGCCAGCCCGCATGCGCAGGCAACCGTCCGTGCATCCAATACGGCCGAATCCATCAGCGTGCATTCCGCCCACCGTTCGCACGGACAGATATCGATCGTCTCTGCCGATGCAATCCGTGCGCAGATTCCCGGCGCGAGTCCGCTCAAGGCGCTGAACCGCCTGCCAGGGGTCATGTTCAATTCAACGGATGCGATGGGGCTCGATATCTGGTCGCTCCAGCTTTACATGCGCGGTTTCGACCAGACCCAGATCGGCATGTCGCTTGATGGCATGCCGCTGGGGGAGATGGTGTATCGCAACTATAACGGTCTTTCGATAGGGCAGGCCATCTCGTCACAGAACATCGCGCAGGTTGTTGCCTCCCCCGGTGCGGGATCGGAGGCAACGCCTTCGACCAACAACCTGGGTGGCTCGATCACCTATGTCAGCCGGGACCCCAAGGAAAAGGCGGGTGCCGAGGTTGATCAGGGATTTGGCAGCAATTCCTCGTTCATGACATTCGTGCGGGTGGACAGTGGCAGGCTGAATGCATCGGGAACCCGGTTTTTTGTTTCCTATGCCCGTGATGATACGAAAAAATGGAAAGGATACGGCCATCAGTTCTCGCAACAGGTGAATGCAAAACTTGTGCAGCCGGTCGGTGACAACAGCCGGATATCGCTTTTCTATGATTACGGTCACCTGCAGCAGGACGCGTACCTTGATTACTCGTTCGACATGCTGGACCACCTTGGTGAAAACATGGATTACCTGGTGGGGGGCGCCAATGCGTACAAGACCGCCTATCTGGCGGCGCAGGGGGTCTACACCGTGGGCCAGGGCAAGGTCAGTGATGCCAAGGATGCGACGTATTACAGTGGTATCAGTGATATTGCCGACTATCTGGGCGGGCTGACCGTCGATCTGGCCATGTCCAGGCATATCAGGTGGAAAAGCGTGATATATGGCCACGGCCAGGATTCGGACGTGACATGGGGGGGTGACCCCTACCTGCCATCCCCCAATACGGGGGCACCGCTTTCGCAGCTGGTCAAGCGTCCTTCGCTCCAGCGGTACGGCATCAACAGCTTCCTGCAGGGAACGATAGGCCGCCATGTCGCGACATTGGGCGTATGGTATGAAAACAATCATTACATATCCAATGAATATGCCTATAACATGCCGCTTCTGGGGGATGGTGTTCCAAGCCGTTACGGACCATGGGGCACGCCATTCGCCGAACTGTGGTCACAGACATATAATACGAATACCTTTACGGCCTATCTGCAGGATGACTTCCGCGTTCTGAAAAACCTGACCATTCACGCGGGTTTCAAGTCGCTGCTGAGCACCACGCGCGTGGGTAACGGCGTGGCGGTGGAATCCTTTACCGGTGGTGCCATTGCAAGCGGGGTGGGCCTGACCACGGCCGAACCCTTCCTGCCCCATGTCAACATAAGCTGGCGGTTCCTGCCCCGCCATGAACTGTATTTCGATTTTGCCAAGAACGCGAAATCCTATGCGCAGTCGGGCTATCATCTCTCGGCCTCGCCCTTTGCCGTATCGCAGGCGGCCTACAATGCGTCTGTCGGCTCAATCAGGCCGGAGACGGACCTGTCCTATTCCGTGGGGTACCGGTACACGTCCCAGCTGATCACGGCGTCACTGAGCGCGTACCGTGTCAACTTCATGAACCGGCTGCAGCAGGTCTCTTCGGGAACGATCACCAACCCGGTCACATCCGTGCTCAATGTTGGCGGCGTTACCATGAATGGCGTGGATGCGCTGGCATCCGTCAGTCCGATCAAGGGGCTCATGATCACGAACAGCCTCAGTTACAACCATTCCACATATGACAACAATGTTTCCGAACTGGGGGTCAGCTACGCCACGGCCGGCAAGCAGGTCGTCGGTTATCCCCGGCTTCTGTACAAGGGATCGCTCTCGTATCGCTGGGGGCCGTTTCAGGCCAATATCGATACGACTTATACATCCGCCCGCAATTTCAGCTATACCGGCGACATGAAGGTGCCCAGCTACTGGCTGACCTCCCTTGGTGCTCATTATTACCTGGGCGACCGCATTGGCCTGAAAAACATTACATTCGGGTTCAATGTCTATAACCTTACAGGCGTACGATACATCTCGACCATGGGGGAAAACGGATACCCGATGAGCGGTGATTACCAGTCGTTCCTGATTGGTACGCCACGGCAGTATTTTGGCTCCATCCACCTTGAATACTGA
- a CDS encoding phosphotransferase enzyme family protein — MTDLWTRSAITHGVPWHERIAAALACYALEPDTSARLVTLSENATYLVREPRTGRCRIMRLHRPGYRSIGQIESELEWMVALKESGAARVADIMRTRGGERVARLACGNGGEEQFAVLFEFLHGENPDENNLQAIAARMHEQAAQWRRPPGFTRMEMDIDYAIGPRGFWGYWGANRAIDDSLYDLLSIAEQRLRADLRQYGGQGAHFGLTHCDMRAANLIMCRRVLHVIDFDDCADTWQMYELAGFLSFREAEMDISACAGRWLNAYAAHRPLTEADLRCIPALIMTRRLLLVGWFATHGHTVEVREMGNAFVEASRTVARRYLDGSLITL; from the coding sequence ATGACCGACCTGTGGACACGAAGTGCCATCACGCACGGGGTGCCATGGCATGAGCGGATTGCCGCCGCGCTTGCCTGCTACGCGCTGGAACCCGATACCTCGGCCCGGCTTGTCACGCTTTCTGAAAACGCGACCTACCTCGTTCGCGAACCGCGTACCGGGCGATGCCGCATCATGCGACTGCACCGGCCCGGCTATCGTTCCATCGGGCAGATCGAGAGTGAGCTGGAATGGATGGTGGCGCTCAAGGAAAGCGGTGCGGCAAGAGTGGCCGACATCATGCGCACACGCGGGGGCGAACGTGTTGCGCGCCTGGCATGCGGGAACGGGGGCGAGGAACAGTTTGCCGTACTCTTCGAGTTTCTGCACGGGGAGAACCCGGATGAAAATAACCTGCAGGCGATTGCCGCCCGCATGCATGAACAGGCCGCGCAATGGCGGCGCCCCCCCGGTTTTACCCGCATGGAAATGGATATCGACTACGCCATCGGGCCGCGGGGCTTCTGGGGGTACTGGGGGGCGAACCGCGCCATTGATGACAGCCTGTACGATCTCCTGTCCATCGCGGAACAGCGGCTTCGCGCCGATCTCAGGCAATATGGCGGCCAGGGCGCGCATTTTGGCCTGACGCATTGCGATATGCGCGCCGCCAACCTGATCATGTGCAGGCGGGTGCTGCATGTCATTGATTTTGATGACTGTGCCGATACCTGGCAGATGTATGAACTGGCCGGTTTCCTGTCCTTCCGTGAGGCGGAAATGGATATATCCGCCTGTGCGGGCCGGTGGCTGAATGCCTACGCCGCGCATCGCCCCCTGACCGAGGCGGATCTGCGCTGTATCCCCGCGCTGATCATGACACGCAGGCTCCTGCTTGTGGGCTGGTTCGCAACCCATGGCCACACTGTTGAAGTGCGGGAAATGGGGAACGCATTCGTGGAAGCAAGCAGGACCGTTGCACGGCGTTACCTGGATGGATCCCTCATCACACTGTGA